A single window of Periophthalmus magnuspinnatus isolate fPerMag1 chromosome 22, fPerMag1.2.pri, whole genome shotgun sequence DNA harbors:
- the mtfr1l gene encoding mitochondrial fission regulator 1-like, which yields METDSDVIPIWQNKPHGSTRSVVRRIGSTLPLKPPQRACFQELPGLPPLRPLDGPIVPTLADIAWIVADEEETYARVRSDTRPLKHEWRPTPLLVLHRNSSVPNFRREGLKRMEGLKKPGVTALNRTTALQDELSKLRAQIAKIVANDTGSNPLTPDLLSPDDTSMSFSLAPFEATSYQPAATAAASFVISDVTEEEEEEEEDKDVVSMVSELVPDPLPPVSMTASATFDLDRPSMDFREAEEDTVSLSKSTSFADVMDILKDMNRMKMSKDRYNRGCTSLREEDSATLISEALKRKFVLKDDDTAGGKRK from the exons ATGGAAACGGATTCA gaTGTCATTCCCATCTGGCAAAATAAGCCCCACGGATCCACACGTAGTGTTGTGAGAAGAATAGGCTCTACTCTTCCTCTCAAACCTCCTCAGAGGGCATGTTTTCAG GAACTACCAGGCCTTCCCCCTCTCCGTCCTTTGGATGGACCCATAGTTCCTACTTTAGCAGATATAGCTTGGATTGTTGCAGATGAAGAGGAGACGTATGCAAGAGTCAG gagTGACACCCGTCCACTGAAACACGAGTGGCGGCCGACTCCCCTTCTAGTTCTTCATAGAAACTCCTCTGTGCCCAACTTCAGGCGTGAGGGCTTAAAAAGAATGGAGGGCCTTAAAAAGCCTGGTGTTACCGCTTTGAACCGGACCACAGCTCTGCAGGATGAACTGAGCAAACTGAGGGCACAGATCGCTAAGATTGTGGCAAATGACACAG GTTCTAACCCCCTGACGCCTGACTTgttgtctcctgatgacaccagtATGAGTTTCTCCTTGGCTCCGTTTGAGGCCACTTCCTACCAGCCTGCTGCCACAGCTGCTGCCTCTTTTGTCATCAGTGATGttactgaagaggaggaggaagaggaggaagataaGGATGTGGTCTCCATGGTGTCGGAACTTGTGCCTGATCCTCTGCCACCTGTTTCCATGACAGCGTCTGCCACTTTTGACCTGGACAGACCCAGCATGGACTTtagggaggcagaggaggacacTGTATCTCTGTCCAAGTCCACCAGCTTTGCAGATGTTATGGACATCTTAAAGGATATGAACCGTATGAAGATGAGCAAAGACAG ATACAACAGGGGATGTACATCACTGAGAGAAGAGGATTCAGCAACCCTAATTTCTGAAGCTCTAAAAAGAAAATTTGTTCTGAAAGATGATGATACTGCAGGTGGAAAACGGAAATAG